One Watersipora subatra chromosome 4, tzWatSuba1.1, whole genome shotgun sequence genomic window carries:
- the LOC137394876 gene encoding transmembrane 7 superfamily member 3-like encodes MLLLLMLCAAASASSNVTLSLEGTLVKAELAPHSPTDLFIQHTNTNYSDFYVPQCHARKYNFTLATGSTKETSSSVGNDIFNSDSSMTLINDVNNESIPVYCVYTSYNISAPVPGGCNLEFNFENDPNIHSWYDGFRLWLEFQYASVKRLECDDQKGWDYLTYSVYAIYLQVAGDQDTNFSDMLRDVITPAGIESKGTKIIEHTQAQSNKPALVVTSYPDQGVFIAVIVEDKLTGHKSAYVPRVSYGCDIDRHTSGHPCQVQWYYYLLAAVITVAGLFITFLGHRFFAYELFIMGFLTGLLCGFIGLLAARVSVIGLAGGSTLIGLAFGLLWALLWQCAGVVLLCLILPAANGGFLIASIITYSPLVNIKMFDSWELWLIGAAIMVFTFLAIVIWSKKVNIVICSFLGAYAIIATISVYCGASLHHIVIETVRRASVKEYSDSVFSAPFSVVDGVLVGLWATLTVVGYAVQFYTEKSKPDFPVSPRKKRLSRKLNAELEERERLLNDPNIRNADEYGTLHT; translated from the exons ATGTTGTTGCTGTTAATGCTGTGCGCTGCTGCAAGCGCGAGTAGCAATGTAACATTGAGTTTAGAGGGTACTCTTGTTAAAGCAGAACTCGCTCCTCATTCACCCACAGACCTTTTCATACAGCACACTAATACTAACTACTCGGACTTCTATGTTCCTCAGTGTCACGCTAGAAAGTACAACTTCACTTTAGCCACTGGATCTACTAAAGAGACAAGTTCTTCAGTTGGTAATGACATCTTTAACAGCGACTCCTCGATGACACTCATCAATGATGTGAATAATGAATCTATTCCTGTCTACTGCGTATACACGTCGTATAACATCTCAG CTCCTGTCCCTGGAGGCTGCAACCTAGAGTTTAACTTTGAAAATGATCCAAACATACATAGTTGGTATGATGGCTTCCGTTTGTGGCTGGAATTTCAATACGCTAGTGTGAAAAGGCTCGAGTGTGATGACCAAAAGGGATGGGATTACCTGACTTATTCCGTCTATGCTATATACCTTCAG GTTGCTGGCGACCAGGATACAAATTTTTCAGATATGCTCAGGGATGTCATCACACCTGCTGGTATCGAGAGCAAAGGAACTAAG ATAATAGAACACACCCAGGCACAGTCGAACAAGCCCGCCCTTGTGGTCACCTCCTACCCAGACCAGGGTGTCTTTATAGCAGTTATCGTCGAAGATAAGTTGACCGGTCACAAGTCAGCCTATGTTCCACGAGTCTCATATGGCTGTGACATTGATAGACACACTTCAGGGCATCCGTGTCAAG TTCAGTGGTACTACTACTTGCTGGCAGCCGTGATCACTGTTGCTGGCCTTTTCATCACCTTCCTTGGACACAGATTCTTCGCATATGAACTTTTTATAATGGGATTTCTAACTGGACTGCTTTGCGGCTTTATAGGACTGCTTGCTGCTCGGGTGTCAGTCATAG GTTTGGCCGGTGGTTCCACACTAATTGGTCTAGCTTTTGGACTTTTGTGGGCTCTGCTTTGGCAGTGTGCTGGTGTGGTGCTTCTTTGTCTGATACTGCCAGCAGCCAATGGTGGATTCCTGATCGCCTCAATAATCACTTATTCTCCACTTG TGAATATTAAGATGTTCGACAGCTGGGAGTTATGGCTCATAGGCGCAGCTATTATGGTTTTTACATTTCTGGCCATAGTGATCTGGAGTAAAAAG GTAAATATTGTAATCTGTTCATTCCTGGGAGCATACGCCATAATAGCTACAATATCGGTGTACTGTGGGGCCTCCTTGCACCATATTGTAATAGAAACAGTGAGGAGAGCTTCTGTCAAAGAGTACAGTGACAGTGTCTTCTCAGCCCCCTTCAGTGTGGTTG ATGGCGTGTTGGTTGGATTATGGGCCACTCTAACTGTTGTTGGCTATGCAGTACAGTTCTACACCGAAAAGAGTAAGCCAGATTTTCCAGTATCACCAAGAAAAAAGAGGCTCTCTCGAAAACTCAATG cggaACTGGAAGAACGTGAAAGGCTGCTGAATGACCCAAATATAAGAAACGCCGATGAATATGGGACACTGCACACTTGA
- the LOC137394877 gene encoding splicing factor U2AF 35 kDa subunit-like, which produces MAEYLASIFGTEKDKVNCSFYFKIGACRHGDKCSRLHNKPTFSQTIVMPNVYSNPQHNQTESVISDAEVQLHFDEFFEEIFVEMEDKYGEIEEMNVCDNLGDHLVGNVYVKFRREEDAEKAMNALNQRWFNGRPLTCDLSPVTDFREACCRQYELGECTRGGFCNFMHLKPISRDLRKRLYGRSKKRSRSRSRSRDRSHRRRSRSRDRDRRGRSGRY; this is translated from the exons ATGGCGGAATATCTCGCGTCAATTTTTGGAACTGAAAAAGATAA GGTAAACTGTtcgttttatttcaaaattggCGCTTGCCGTCATGGGGACAAGTGTTCAAGATTACATAACAAGCCAACCTTCAGTCAG ACAATTGTGATGCCCAATGTCTATTCCAACCCTCAGCACAACCAAACAGAAT CGGTGATTAGCGATGCTGAAGTTCAGCTCCACTTTGATGAATTTTTTGAAGAGATCTTTGTAGAGATGGAGGATAAG TACGGTGAGATTGAGGAAATGAATGTTTGTGACAACCTCGGTGACCATCTTGTGGGCAATGTCTATGTCAAG TTTCGTCGGGAAGAGGATGCGGAGAAGGCTATGAATGCTTTGAACCAGCGATGGTTTAATGGACGTCCTCTTACTTGTGACTTGTCACCGGTGACTGACTTTAGGGAAGCTTGTTGCAGGCAATATGAACTTGG AGAGTGTACTCGAGGAGGGTTCTGCAATTTCATGCATCTCAAGCCAATCTCTAGAGACTTAAGAAAGAGGCTGTACGGCCGATCAAAGAAAAG ATCACGTTCAAGATCGAGATCAAGAGACAGGAGCCATCGACGACGATCAAGGTCTCGCGATCGGGACAGAAGAGGCCGTTCTGGCAGATATTGA
- the LOC137394748 gene encoding gamma-secretase subunit PEN-2-like: protein MDLSRASNEEKLNICRKYYLAGFAFLPFLWAVNAVWFFKYAFKTTEFPQQKKIRSYVIQSFVGSLIWLIALIIWISLYQLNRVSWGIIGDQISFIMPINKV from the exons a TGGATTTATCTAGAGCATCCAATGAAGAGAAGCTGAATATCTGCCGAAAGTACTATTTGG CTGGATTTGCTTTTCTTCCTTTTCTTTGGGCAGTGAATGCCGTGTGGTTCTTCAAATATGCTTTCAAGACTACAGAATTTCCGCAACAAAAAAAGATCAGATCAT ATGTTATACAGTCATTTGTTGGAAGTCTGATATGGTTGATAGCGTTGATTATATGGATCTCTCTATACCAGCTCAACAGAGTATCATGGGGCATCATTGGTGATCAGATTTCCTTTATAATGCCAATTAACAAAGTCTAG